One window of Acropora palmata chromosome 1, jaAcrPala1.3, whole genome shotgun sequence genomic DNA carries:
- the LOC141883533 gene encoding uncharacterized protein LOC141883533, with protein sequence MNFYFFSVAVLLCVVYPSGSSGTSSYIRIGCFKDRYRPRALPELLANYRGTLDWRNLKKVVEDCASEAYLRNYLYFSIQFYGECWSGKNAPLTYDHYGPSSNCYFDVGKQFTNVVYRLVGDEKECLNYATLTSANRSSSYSLPAAGSSASCDSDLTPQWYRFLLPAGVQMASSYVPPRKCATELSGWLASEQPNMTDGIVNGKVCFSLELQECAVSQTIQVRNCGRFYVYKLQPTMYCPLRFCGH encoded by the exons ATGAATTTCTACTTCTTTTCTGTTGCTGTTCTACTCTGCGTAGTATATCCATCTGGATCGTCAG GTACTTCAAGTTACATTAGAATCGGGTGCTTTAAGGATCGATACCGGCCAAGAGCTCTTCCAGAGTTACTTGCTAACTACCGAGGCACCTTAGATTGGCGCAACTTGAAAAAAGTAGTCGAGGATTGCGCATCAGAAGCATACTTAAGGAATTACTTGTACTTCAG CATTCAGTTTTACGGAGAATGTTGGAGTGGAAAGAATGCACCTTTGACCTATGATCACTATGGACCTTCGTCTAACTGCTACTTTGACGTTGGCAAACAGTTTACTAATGTTGTGTACAGATTGGTCGGAGATG AAAAAGAGTGTCTAAACTACGCAACTTTAACTTCTGCAAACCGTTCTTCGTCATATTCGCTACCTGCAGCGGGTAGCTCGGCCTCCTGTGATAGTGACCTTACTCCTCAGTGGTACCGCTTCCTTCTTCCCGCGGGAGTTCAAATGGCTTCGAGTTACGTTCCACCTCGGAAATGCGCAACAGAACTCTCGGGATGGTTGGCATCCGAACAACCCAATATGACTGATGGGATTGTCAATGGGAAAGTCTGCTTCTCTTTGGAGTTACAAGAATGTGCAGTGTCTCAAACAATACAAGTTAGAAACTGTGGAAGGTTTTACGTCTACAAATTACAGCCCACAATGTACTGTCCCTTGCGATTTTGTGGACACTAA